Sequence from the Fragaria vesca subsp. vesca linkage group LG4, FraVesHawaii_1.0, whole genome shotgun sequence genome:
GAAAGAAAGGTACTAAAAGATTCTATACACCTCATAACCTTAATCAATGAAGACAAATAGTCAGCTTAGTGTAGATTATTAAGGATTTAAGGTGGTAGTTTAGATCCAAGCATCTTTCTTGTCTTCCATCTCATCCTTCAAAACTTCAAATACAAATCCGGAACCTCTTTTCTTTTGCATGGCCTTGTTGTAACATGAAATTAAGACACATACGTACGAAATAGAAAATAGGTATCAATTAACCCATTTTATTTGGATACCTTGTACGTTATATTTTCATTTCCAAAAAGCGTTATAGTTTCATTTCCAAACAATCAAAATTTGATGTCTTCCCACCAACAAAATATATGGCTAACTATATATAATTCGTATTCCATATTCGATGTAAATCAACTAAATCAATGGTGTAAATTTATACCATTTGAAATGAATCGACAATGTAAATAAAACTGAGATCAAACTATGTAAAACTTCACTACAATCATACTCATACACTCTTACTATTTTCTCATCAAGCCCTGAAGGTCACGAATTGTTTTATGAAAACAAACACTGCAAGTTGATAAAAAGTTTGAAGACTTGGAGTGGGTTAACACGTTGGCTTCTGTAATCTATAGGTATATTCATGTCTACCTAGCTTTCTTCCAGGTCCTGAAAATTCAATGGCCTAATGGTCTAGAGGCAATCACAATGGCCTTCCGAGAGACTTCAAAATCTAACATGAACCTTTTCACGTTATACATTATATTATGTGCCATTATATATATCATCTACAGCATATATATGTATGTTATAGATAAATAACCTACTTAAAAATAATTAAAATACTACAGTGCATGAAAGATCATGATCAACAAAGTCATCAAAAGCTCCAAGTAGAGCTAGAAATTGGCCCTCGGTGATGGACAGAACTCTGAATTTAAGTAGGTGGGTCTGTGATATTGGCCAAATTAAGCAGGCTTTATTGGTGATTTAGTAGTACCATTATTCAAAGATATCAAGCATTAAAAATCTAACAGTGTATTCTTTTTAGACATTTGGCAAATTTTATTCTAGCTATGTGCTGCTATTTGACTGTGATATGATCTCTATTGACTCATGAGTGACAGAAGTAGTATATCTTCAATTCCCATCTCATTTAAACAACTCACTCATTCAGACAGGTACTGAGAAAGAGATTCCCTCCAGAGAAGCTTTCTCCAATCTGAAATGGATGGTTTTGTGAAAAAAAATTACAGTCTAGTCAGTATCATTGATCATAGGCTAAGCTACATGGTCTTAAACTAACAGGTACTTCCATCGTTTTCTCAATGATTAAGCGTCAAAACAAACCATATGAAATCCAGGCACAAAAGACCAACCCTTGTGTTCCGCTTACTGTGATATAAGCAGTTTGTGAGACTATATATATCACAGTAAACCTGTGTTTTTACTTTTCAGTTTTAGGGTTTACATTTCAATGTAGAATGATATTAATTAGAGTCTTGATTGCTAGATTGACATGCGTGTATGCTTAGAGAGTTATAGGTAAAAAAAAATAAGTTTAACTTCCTAGTCCAAATAGGAGAAACACTACAATTCTATACTATTACCATCTCTGGTACAATGGTAACAAAAAAGCCAAGTACAAGAGTTAAGAAGAGATCAAATTAAGGAAACAACTCAGTCTAATCTTCTTGATCAAATAACCAAGACGACGAATAGTACTTTGAGTCTTTGACGAAAGAAAAAGTACCAAAAGTCAAGAAAACTCCAACAATGGCCAAAGCATTTGTGAATCCCATGAATCTCCACTTCCCAGGTTCAAATAAAAACAGATCATTTGAGTAAAAAGATGTATTTGGAAAGAAAAGGGTCATAGAATATAGGGTAGTCAAAGGACCAACCCTCCCCGTGTAACATGGAGGCTGCTAAGCTAAGCTAATCTCTAGCTAATAGTTTGAATGCTAATTCATAATAAAAGTGGCAGAACAAGTTCAGCAATCTAGACAATGCAAAGTTAACTAAGCACACGGTCGTCCTAATTTGATCCTTTCCCATTTGGTCGTATATTCTTTTCTCTTCTCCCACATTTTCAATGCCACCTTGCCTCGATCTGATGCTCTCTCAGTCTCTCTAAGTCATAGCCTTCAAGGTTAAACTAAACCAGACGGAATATTAAAACCAGCAAAAGAGTGAATGTTTTCGAGGGAGGAGCGTATGGGGGTTTGAATTTTCTTGTCGTGGTATGTAGATCGTTCCCGGACTTTGAGATTGTGCTTTGTTCTGCTTTGGTTAATGTGGGAATAGTTATCCCCAGAAGCAGCTGTGTCTTTGTCCAAGCTTAAAAGAATGTTAAAGTCACGAAAATGTACAAGAGAAACCAACTGTTCCTTCTATTAACCTCGATTTATTTACAGGTTAAGCAGAATTACCAAAGAAATACAACAAACGAATGTCTAAAACATGCTACAATGGGAACTCGCAGTACAAAGGGTTTTGATTTGATTTAGACATGATTCGATAACCCTGTGTACAATGCATTTGCTACATGAATTTTTCAAGCTGCAAGCTGCTGAACACTAGAATGACTAGAAAAGCAGCTGGATGGTGATGATATTTGATGCTCTGATCCTACTTCTGAGATAACTGGCCTCAGAGGAAGTGCGTCCAGTTCTTCTCTCGGGCCATATTCTGTGTTCTCTGAGAGCGATGTCAAAAGCTTTCTAAGCGCTTCTCGCATCCAGTCATACCGACAGAATCTGAATGCGTCTTCTATGGAAACCTGAAAAAGAAACCAACCAATATGTTCAAAATCAAGCCCTCACGTATAATAATTGAATCACAATTGCAGAACTAGAATTGTTTTTCAAGTTTCAATAGTAGATGATATGTCTGAAGTTGCAGAGACGATAATGATAATGAACTCTTTTCATATATTGAACTCTTTTCATTCAAGTCCACAATTATAATTACCAAAGCATGGAACTTGTAAGCTAAACTGATGTCATGTTTCAAGATTCAATGGTGACGTTATCGCTCAAATATCAGTAGTACGTGGGTGCCTTTCAAGTTTCAAATTTTATTACTTTCATGCTTCTTTCTTATTTCATGTAGTTCCTATGGTGAATGAAGATATACATCAGTTACAACTCACCCATTTCCTTCCGTAGATGGCCTGCTCGGGCCAGGAGTCGAGCTCTTCAGTAACCCTTAGCGCAAACATGTAACCTCTACAACCACCTTGCAGGCTGCCATTGTTCTGTTTGCTCTTGCTTCTGAACTCCCATTGTCCTAGTGGAGTTTCCTGAAACAAACATAAAATTGATTTGTTTAGGTGACCAGTGTTATTATTCTGTGTAGAGAAGCAATTCAGTTTCAGCAGATGCATGAGACAGTTTGTAATCACTTGAAAATAGTATAAAACCACAAACAGATTCCAAAACATAGGAAACTTTAAAAAATTATGCAATTAACCCCACTCTCTGCTACTCCACTAGGCAATATGAAGTGAAATTCCACACAGCTAGAGTTACAGGTGGAAATGGTAAGGCAGAAAATCCCTACATTTATTTAATACGAATTTCTAGTCTTAATGAACATTACAGTGACAAGGAGTCATGCCTGTTACCAAGCAGGGAAGAGAAACCTACACCAAGAACTCCCTTCACTCCTGCTTCTTCTAAGGCCTCACGACATGCAGCTTCATGCATAGTTTCATCATTCTCCCATCCACCCTGATCATGAACAAGGTGTCGCTGTGATCAATACTCTTGTGATAGCAGTGCTTCAAGTATGAAACAAATAAATTGGGCAGATAGATACCTTTGGAAAGACAAGATCATCTCGATTTGGTGAAGAAATCATGAGAACAAGCAACTTTTTCTCTACATTGCAATTGCTACTCCCTACCGTCTCTTCAAACTTATAAGGTATACACCTATATTTTTCCACCAAAAGAGTAAAGTTAGATCCAAAGTTCCGTCAATAGCTGATTGAAATGGAATACAAAATTGAACAATTCCATATTGCTGTCAGAGAGAGACGGTGGTGCTCTAGAAGAACATAATCAACACATTGATATCCAGAAAAAAGAAAGGGCAGAAGTAACACCAATAATGCACTAGTTATGGTGACATGATACTAAACCATGCTTCCACATGTCACCTTACATTTAACAAGCGAAAGAAGGTTTAATCTTGAAATTAAGATTCAATCCATCACACAATCTGCCTGGCGTAGTTATGCTTAGGCAAATCATGAGAAGAAGGCATCCATTCAAGCATATCCCTCAGCAGATGTCATTTTATGCTTCTATCACTATGTTGATGCCAATTGGTGAAAATGCAAATCCACTAACCAAATACTTTATACTAGTTTATGAAACTGAAACGCCAAATGGAGGTACTAAATCAATTAGGTCAGAAAGAAAAGATTGCAAATTTTGCAGCACTGTCAATGAAAAACTAACAAATACTGTTGCATTACTTGTAACTGTTGTTCTTGATCCACAACTATGATATTTATGGAGAAGAATTTAGTCTGGCACAACCTACTTAGAAACTTATATATGATTACTGGTTAACAACTGTGTAATGTCATATTGACAACACCAAAACTGTCAAACAACAAAGTAAGAAATCAG
This genomic interval carries:
- the LOC101311853 gene encoding nudix hydrolase 12, mitochondrial-like, translating into MEYPLDCQGCWFCRLSKIMSCLTARTGRQRQRYEDQLRLVSGCIPYKFEETVGSSNCNVEKKLLVLMISSPNRDDLVFPKGGWENDETMHEAACREALEEAGVKGVLGETPLGQWEFRSKSKQNNGSLQGGCRGYMFALRVTEELDSWPEQAIYGRKWVSIEDAFRFCRYDWMREALRKLLTSLSENTEYGPREELDALPLRPVISEVGSEHQISSPSSCFSSHSSVQQLAA